Proteins encoded within one genomic window of Haematobia irritans isolate KBUSLIRL chromosome 5, ASM5000362v1, whole genome shotgun sequence:
- the LOC142240542 gene encoding COP9 signalosome complex subunit 9 — MKPLAADEMFPEAMEESGGSSTILMDLASNDKHVHADFYNDFDDLFDDDEDDLLNTDVNA, encoded by the exons atgaaaccttTGGCAGCCGACGAAATGTTTCCTGAGGCTATGGAAGAG TCCGGTGGATCTTCAACAATTCTCATGGATTTGGCTAGCAATGATAAACATGTACATGCAGATTTCTACAATGATTTTGATGATCTCTTCGATGATGATGAGGACGATTTGCTAAATACAGATGTAAATGCTTAG